The genomic interval GCCCGCTAATTCCTCAATCCTGGGTCTGAGGCGGTGCAGGGCAGGCCGGCACGGAACAGTGCATCGCTTGCCCGGTGTCGGAACCAAGCTCCACTTGAGAATTAAACCGTTTGGGTGCCAGCGCGGCGGCACACTGCTGCGCTTTTGCAGCTTCCTTATTGCAGCCCAGTTCACCCAGCGTATGGGCGAGATTGTTCCAGCCTACCGCTTCGTTTGGGAATTTTGTGACCAGGCGGTCAAAGTGTTTGCGGGCCTGCTGAACATGCTGGCGAGTGTAAGCGATATTACCTTGGCCCAGAATGGCGGCGGGCTGATCCTGCCAGCGGTGTTCGGCTGTGCGATAGGCGGTAATGGCAGCATTGGTGCGCCCGGTGGTTTCCAGATCGTTGGCGGCACTCAGGTACTTCAGTGCCGTCGCCGTCGCCGGAATCTGGTCCGGTGGCAGGATCACCGCCGCCCAGTTATCGGATCTGGCCCAGGTGTTGGCAAACACTTTCACGCTGACTTCGTGACGCTCGCGGGTGCCCGTGTGCAGGATGATGGTCTGCTTTTCCGGATCAAAACCCATCACGACCGCAAAGTGCCATTGCGGCCACCAGTTGTAGAACAGATTCTGCATGACCAGCACCGGGTTGCCGGCCTCGACCTCACGCAGCAGGCTCTCAAGCTCGCCATCCAGGGTATAGACCAACATGTTGTGGGACCGTGCCCCGGCCACCATTTCCACCTGCAGAGAGCCTTCCCGGCCGGGTATATACACCAGATCTCGCAGTATGTCCGGATTGGTATTCAGGCCCTGACTGTTGAGCATCATTGCCAGGGCAGCCGGGCCGCACTGGTAAAGCTCCTGGGGGTAGAAGGGAACGTCGTTCAGCACCGTGCGCGTCTGCAGTGCCGTACTACTGTCGTTAGTGGCAGGCCACTTGGGAGTCGTACTGCAGCCGGCCAGCAGCAGGATCAGTAACAGACTGATCAGGCGACTGGCCGGCTTGGGTGGGAAGAGAAAGAGCACCTACCTGATGCAGTTCACGAACGGGAAGATATTGGTTGCGCAGAGCATGTCCGTAACAATGAACACCAGCAGGAACAGCACAATGACGCCAACGACCCCCTGACCTGCAGGCGCTTCAGCCAGTTGCTGCTCAAACTCAGCAAGTTCCTGCGGCGTGAGGTTCTGGATACGGTCTCGAACCTGATCTTCGCTAACGCCCATATCGGCCAGCTTTTCCTTCACTTCCTGTTTTTCCAGCATATTCATCAGCTGCTGACGATCGAGCTGGACTTCCTGTCCGGTAATCATTTCTCCCGTACCGACCATGGCGGCAGTGGCTGTGGTGGACCAAACTGAACCGAGGGTCAGCATCAAGGCCATGAAAAACGAAACGTACCTCAGGTGCTTTCTAATACCGGACATCTTTGGCTCCTGTTTCTGATTGGTGTGATCTGACCATAGACCAGACATAGTTGGTTGTTCAACATACGATTTGGTCATCATCCGGGGCAGTGGTCCGGAAAAAAGTAAATGTCCTGAACAATTTGTGATTCTTGAGTCGCCGCGCAAGTGAACAAACCCTTACAAAAAACACTTCTTTGGCGCTATCACCTGGCCCTGACTATTTCTAAACTAGCCAGATCAACCATTTACAGAAAAGTGACTCGTGAACGCTCTATTCTTCCTGTGCTCGCACCTGTTTAGCCTGAGGTTGTTGCTCGTTATGGCAGCGGTGGTGCTTGCCCTGGCGGGCGGGCAGCTCGAATTTCTCAGCTGGGCAGACCGGGTTTTCCTGGGCTTGATGGGTGCTCCCGACACCGGAAATGGGCTGGTGCCCATCCCGCCCAATGCGGTGTCAGACATCTTGGCGGCACGCGCGCTCTCGGAGCCGCCGTGGTCCGAGCTGGCCATTGGTATCGCCTTGGTGGTGTCGTCGTTTTACCTCGTATTCGCCATTCCAAGAATGGGCGTGGCGGTCGGCTTGCCGGTCACGCTGCTTCTTAGTGGTTCCTTGGTGGTACTTCAGGCCGCATTGACCTTCTACCGGAGCGAGTGGCTGCCCTTGGGCGAGGTGATCACCCTGCTGGCGGCGGGTTTCTTGGTGATGCTTTTCTGGTTGCAGCCGAATCGTGAAATCTGGTCGCTGAAGGCGAACGTGCAGGAAGCTCGGTTACGGTTGTCCCGGCTGTTGCTGCAACAGGGGCACACGGACGAAGCGGTCAACGCGCTGCAGGATTGTCCGGTCTGCGATGGCGAGCTGGAGCTTAGATACGACATTGCGATCCAGCAGGAGCGCAAACGTCAGTACGAAAAAGCCATCGCCAGTTACGGTCATATTCTGGAGCACCGGAAGAACTTCCGGGATGCTGGCGAGCGCCTGTCGGCATTGGAAAAACTGTCGACCGACTCCACTTCGATTCAGCCCAGCGGCTTTGACAATACCCGCACACTGCTGATGCCGGAACAGTCGCTGAGTCGCCCAACCCTGGGCCGTTACGAAATTGAGCGGGAGCTGGGGCGGGGCGCCATGGGCGTTGTTTTTCTGGGCAAGGACCCGAAGATCGCCCGCACCGTAGCCATCAAGACCCTGAGCTATCAGGCCTTCGACGACGGCCATCTGCCGGAACTGAAACAGCGTTTCTTCCGGGAGGCCGAGGCTGCCGGCCGGCTTGATCATCCTGCCATCGTGACTGTGTACGACGTCGGCGAAGAGGCCGACCTTGCCTACATTGCCATGGATTATGCCCAGGGCCGCCCGCTCAGCGAATTTGGCAAGCCGGGCCGGCTGTTGCCGTTGCCTACGGTGCTGGAGATCATTGCCCGGGTGGCCGATGCGCTGGCTTACGCCCACAGCCAGAAAGTGGTCCATCGGGATATCAAGCCGGGCAATATCATCTACAACCCGAACGACGGGGCCATCAAGATCACCGATTTCGGGATTGCCAAGATCTCTGACGATTCCCGCACCAAGACCGGCAGTGTTATGGGTAGCCCGCTGTACATGTCCCCGGAGCAGCTCAAAGGGCAGAAAGTCACCGGTGCCTCGGATATCTACAGCCTTGGGGTCACGCTCTACAAATTGGTGAGCGGGGCAACGCCCTACCAGGGCGATACCCTGGCCAACCTGACTTATCAGATTCTGAACAAGCGTCCGCGCAGTGTGCGCGAATTCAATGCCGACATTCCCAATGGCGTGGTGCGGCTGATCAACAAGGCGATTCAGCGCGAACCGGATAAGCGTTTTGCGTCCGCCGCCACCATGGCCGAGGCGGTACGACGTCTGGCAGTCAGAGAAGCCAGGGAGGTGTCTTCATGAACATAACGGTTGCTGGGCGAAGTCACACTGGATCCGTTCGGGAACACAATCAGGACGTGGCGGTGTGGCAGGTTCGCGAGGACGCCTGTGCGGCCCTGATGTTGGTGGCCGACGGCATGGGTGGCTATCAAGGTGGCGAAATAGCCAGCCGGCTTGCGGCCGAAGCGGTGATGGAGTCGCTCACACCGCGACTGTTTTCAGGGGATCTGCATGAGCAGGAAATGACTGCCCACGACAACCTTATGGCGGCGTTCGCGCTCGCCAACCAGCGTATTCAGGATCGCCGGGCCGAAGACAGCCAGCTCGATAAAATGGGTACTACCCTGGTGGCAGCCTGGCTGGATGGCGGCACGGCCCACATCGCCCATGTCGGCGATTCCCGCTGCTATTTGATTCGAAAAGGGAAGGGCACCTGCCTGACCCGGGATGACACCGTGGTTCAGAACATGCTTGAGGATGGCAGCATTACCGAGGCCGATGTTCCGAATGTGCCATTCAAAAATGTGCTGACCCGGGCCGTGGGTGCCATGGAACCATTGGAAATCACTTACTCTCGTCAGACCCTTGAGCCCGGCGACAGTCTGATGCTGTGCTCCGACGGGTTAACCAATTCGGTGTCACAGCCGGAGTGGGAAGACATCTTGCAGCAGGCTGACAGTGGCGAGTCTGCGGTTGAGGCATTGATTGAGACAGCCCTGGACAATCTGGCATCGGACAATGTGTCCGTTGTGTTGTTGACCCTGAATTAAGCAGAGGAACCTGAGATGGCAACCTTTTCACAGCTGGTGGATAACGTGGTGGTAAACACGTTTGAGCTGGATCAACCCGAAACCCGTGTCGGACGGCGTGCGGAGAATGATATCCAGATTGATGAGATCTCGGTGAGTGGTCAGCATGCGATCATTGAGGCCGTGCCGAACGCCTACCTGGATAACACCATCGATTACTACATCACCGACAGTGACAGCACCAATGGCACTTTCGTGAACGATATCCGCCTGGAGAGCCGTCAGCGCCTGAACAGCAACGACATGGTTCGGGTGGGCTGGAACGAATTCCGGTTTGTTGACGAAGAAGAAAATTCCCTGGAAAAAACCGCCTACATCCTGGACTGAGGCTCGCGCTTAGAACGAGGGCTCAGCGCTGGCGGTTCATGACCAGGTTCGAGAAACGCTGCAGCAGGCTTGAGGCCACTGGCGCAGGCTCGGCGGCCGCCAACAGGGCGTGTGGGTCCAGGTTTTCGGCAATCAGCTCCGGCGCCTGGACATTCAGATAGCCTTTCATGACCGTGTCAGTGAATTCCGGGTGGAATTGCACGCCCCAGGCACACTCGCCAATCCGAAATGCCTGATTCGGCTCGAAGTCGCTTTGGCCCAGCAGAACAGCACCTGCGGGCAGCCCGAGTACCGACTGTTTATGGGTCAGCTGGGCCTTGAATGAGCCCGGAAGGGTCGCGAACAGCGGATCAGTGGCGGCCTCGGCGGTCAGCTCAATGGTGCGGGTGCCGGTTTCCCGGCCTTCGGGATGGTAGCCAACCTTGCCACCCAGGGCATGGGCCAGGAGCTGATGTCCGTAACACACCCCGAAGACCGGAATCTGCTGTTCAACTGCATCGGCTAACCAGCGGGCCGTGTTCTCGCTCCAGTCAGCGCGATCACTGACCATGGCCGGCGAGCCGGTAACCACAATGCCATCCCACTGCTCGGGGGCACCAGGCAGCTCGCCCTGCTCCACATTGATGACCGTAAGCGCCAGTTCCGGCGACAGGCCACGAACAAACCAGTCCTCAAAATCACCATGAACCTCCCGAATGCTCGGGTAGGTGGTTCCGGTCTTGAGGATGACAACCCGGGCCGGCTGGCTCTGTGGGCGTGGTTCGCTCATGTTGGGCTTCCTGTTTCGGCCGGAGGCTTATTCGGCCTGTTCCGGCAGTTCGGCGTTGTGGAAAATATTCTGCACGTCGTCCAGCTCATTCAGCATGTCATAGAATTTCTCGAACAGCGGAATGTCGTCGCCTTCGACCGGTGTCGTGGTCTTTGGCAGGAACTGGATTTCGTCGGCGTCAAAGTCGATGCCTTCGAACGCATCGGTGAGCGCCTGACGGGCCTTGGCGTATTCGGTGTTCGGGGTGAATACCGTGATCAGGCCATCTTCGTTTTCAATGTCTGTTACGTCGACATCGGCCTCCATCAGGGCTTCCAGTACCGTCTCTTCATCTTCGCCCTTGAAGGCGAAAATGGCGCAGTGATCGAACATGTGCGACACAGTACCGGGGGTGCCGATTTTGCACTTGGTCTTGGTAAAGGCCAGGCGAACATCACCGAAGGTGCGGTTCGGGTTGTCGGTCAGGCAGTCCACGATCACCATGCAATTGCCGGGGCCATAGCCCTCATACCGAGCTGCGGAATAATCTTCGCCGGCACCGCCCTTGGCTTTATCGATGGCCTTCTCGATGACGTGAGACGGAACCTGATCCTTCTTGGCGCGATCAATCAGTCCACGCAGGGACAGGTTGCCGTCAGGGTCTGTGCCACCGGATTTGGCGGCCATGTAGATCTCACGACCGTACTTGCTGTAGACCTTGGTTTTTGCCGCGGCCGTCTTGGCCATGGATTCTTTGCGGTTCTGGTAGGCTCTGCCCATCTGCGCTGCCTCTTGTTTCTTATGAAAGGGCGGGATTTTACTGAACAAATCCTGAAGGGAACAGGCTTATTTGGCAGGGAGTTCGAAACCGTGGTTTAAGCGTTGGATGAAATTGTTGTAAGAAAACGCAGGTTTAATCTCCATGCTGCAACAAAGGCGCGTTCAGAGTGTCTCTGTAGTGGGGTCGTGCGAAGTTAATGGTGGCCCCTCAGAGTAGTTCCCGTGGCCGGGGATGGTCGGCCTTAAAAGGGAGGGTAACTCGATGAAAAAACTGCTTATTGGATCCTTGATCCTGGCAGTGGTGCTGCCTTACACCTCGGCAACCGCCGACCAGTGGGAGCGGCAGAAGGAACGCCAGCAAATGATGATGGACGACCAGCCTGGAATGCACTCGGATGACACCATGATGCGACGCCAGAGCCGCACCGGAATGGGGCGTGAAATGAGGCTGGAACCGGGCAGTCGGCCAACCATTGAGGATCTGGAAAACATGCCCCCGACGGCCGCAGGCGAGGAAGAGGGCGAAATGGACAAAAAACGGCAGTACAGGAAGCGTTCAGGGCACCGAGGAGAGGGCGGTGGTGGCAGTTACTAACAGCTCCTTCGGAAGCACCGTCAAAGGGCTTTAACCATTACCGTGGTAACCAGGGAACAGCCGTCCGGGGCCGTTCCTTCCACGTTATCCCCCAATCGATTCAAGCCAGTTCGGGCACCCGTTTAATGCCCCGGCGAATGCCCTGTTCAAGGGTGTTGCTCACCACCCTGCCGGTAAACGGCACAATGTCGTCGAAACGGATGGTGTAACTGACCAGGGTGAGGCCTTCCGGGGTGTCGTCGAAGCGGATCCGGCCAAAGTGGTTCCTGATCGGGCTCAGGCTGCTGATGGTGTACTCAATCAGCGAATCCGGCTCGAAAGTCAGAATGGTTTCTTCCAGGCCAATGGGGCCGATACCGATCTTTCGGACCGAGCCGATGCCGTTGGGATCTGCCTGATCGCTGTCCTTGATGCGCTTGACCGGCGCGCCCAGCAATTGGCCAAAGCGTTTGTGGTCGGCAAACAGGGCGAACACCCGTCTGCGGGGCACATCAATGGTTTCGTTGATTTCGATGGTATACGAGGCCATGGGTTCACTCTTGTTGTGCGTGATGTTTTGTTAGATGTTCTTTGGCTCAAGGGTATCCGTTTAATTTTTCGAACAAAAGTCGCCGAAATGGCCAGATGCGACGTTGGCCCGAATCGCAGTGCTCAGCGCCAGGCGCTCAGTGCCTCGCCGTGTGCCGGTAATCCCTGGGCGATTGCCCCATCACCTTCTTGAACAGCCGGGAAAAATAGTAGGCATCGTCGTAGCCCAGGCGTCGGCTGATGTCGGCGAAGCTGAGGTCACTGGTATCCAGCATCTGGCACGCCCGTTCCACTTTCAGGTGCAGGAAATGCTGGATCGGCGAGCTGCCGGTCTGTTCCCTATAGCGGGTGGCAAAGTGCGCCGGTGACAGCCCTGCCAGATCGGCCAGCTGATCCAGCGAGATCCGTTCGTCCAGGTGCTCGCGCATGTAGTTGTGGATGGTATCCAGCTCTGCCTGTTGTTCATGGCTGGTTTCATCGGCACTCAGGGGTACCGCTGCCATCAGCTGCCGCAGGCGGTTGGCGGCGTGGATCAGGCCCCGGGCCCGGAAACCGGTCTGGCGCACCGACAGCAGCCCGTTGAAATCCACCAGCAGCCGGGGCTGCCTGCCTAGGTGACGGATGCGGGTGTTGCCAAAGCCCATGTAATGACGGAATTCCTCAGCAAGAGGCCCGGTGTAGTGCACCCAATGGATTGTCCATGGGTTGTCGGGGTCCGACGTGTAGCGGTGGTGGGCGCCGGCTGGGAGTAGCAACAGATCTCCCGGGCCCACAGTGTAGGGCTCACCCAGCACGTTCAGGAACGCCTTGCCTTCGGTGCAGTAGATCAAAAGATAGTCGCTGTGGTGTTCCCGGTGCATGTGGTGCCCAACCGCGCGGCGGTAGTGGCCAAACGCCAGCGGGTACAGGTCCTGGGTAAGCGGGTGACTGGCTAGCAGTTTAATGATTGGGTCCGGTACCACGTAACGCACGCTGTCCTGGGGTACCGGCCATTGTGAAGTCTGGGGCATCGTAGTCGCCATAAGTCGAATGCGGAATCGAAAGATAGTCCATCAAGAGCGAAATTTAGTCAATCACCCTTCCGTGAGCCCCGTGCTAGTCTTCATTACATCGTGGTCGAAACCCCCGGGTTTTGGCTTGCTTCCCTCATAACAACAAACAGGGCCTTCAACATGAAAAATGTACCTCTGTACCTCGCTGGTGAATTTGTACAAAGCCAGACACAGGATTGGATCGACGTTACCGATCCCGCCACCAACGAAGTGATCGCCAAGGCTCCGTGCACCACGCACGCCGAAATGGAGCAGGCCATCAAACACGCAGGCGAAGTCTTCAAGACCTGGAAAGAAGTGCCGGTGTCCGAACGGGCTCGGGTGATGCTTCGCTACCAGGCACTGCTGAAAGAGCATCACGATGAAATTGCCGAAATTCTGTCTAAGGAAACCGGCAAGACCTTTGAAGACGCCAAGGGCGATGTCTGGCGCGGTATTGAGGTGGTTGAACACGCGGGCAACGTGGCGTCCATGATGATGGGCGAAACCGTTGAAAACGTGGCCCGCGCAGTCGATACCCACTCATGGATCCAGCCGCTGGGCGTCTGCACCGGTATTACGCCGTTCAACTTCCCGGCGATGATCCCTCTGTGGATGTTCCCGATGGCGATTGCCTGCGGTAACACCTTCATCCTGAAGCCATCCGAGCAGGATCCCCTGACCCCGATGCGGCTGGCTGAGTTGTTTGAACAGGCCGGTGCACCGAAAGGCGTTCTTCAGGTTGTCCACGGTGGCAAGGAGCAGGTAGACACCCTGTTGAATGACCCGGCCATCAAGGCGATTTCGTTCGTGGGCTCTGTTCCGGTTGGTCGCTATATTTACGAAACCGGTACCCGCAACATGAAGCGAGTCCAGAGCTTCGCCGGTGCCAAGAACCACATGGTGGTTATGCCGGATGCCGACAAACAGCAGGTGCTCAATGCCCTGGTTGGTGCCTCCGTGGGTGCGGCTGGCCAGCGCTGCATGGCGATTTCCGTCGCGGTCTTCGTGGGTGAAGCCCAGCAGTGGATTCCGGAACTGAAAGAAGCCATGGCCAAGGTGCGCCCTGGTGCCTGGGACGATTCCGGTGCCAGCTACGGGCCGATCATCAGCGCCAAGGCCAAAGATCGGGTTGAATCCCTGATTGCCACGGGCGAAGCCCAGGGCGCGAACCTGCTGCTGGACGGTCGCGGTTGCACCGTGGACGGTCTGCCCGACGGTAACTGGGTAGGTCCGACCCTGTTCTCTGGTGTTACCACCGAGATGGACGTGTACAACGAGGAAATTTTCGGCCCGGTACTGTGCTGCATGGAAACCGATACCCTGGGTGATGCCATCGAGCTGATCAACAACAGCCCCTACGGCAACGGTACCTCCATCTTCACTGCCTCCGGTGGCTGCGCTCGTCGCTTCCAACATGAGATTGATGTGGGTCAGGTGGGGGTTAACGTTCCCATCCCTGTGCCTTTGCCGTTCTTCTCCTTCACCGGTTGGAAGGGCTCCTTCTACGGTGACCAGCACGCCTACGGTAAGCAGGCCGTGCGTTTCTACACCGAAACCAAAACCGTGACTTCACGCTGGTTCTCCAGCGAGGCCAGCACCGAAGCGAACTTCTCTATCCAGTTGCGTTGAGTGTGTTGAAGGTGGGGTAACTTGGGCCGGAACCTGTTTCCGGCCCCCTTTTTTCCCATCATTACCAGCCTACTTAGATCTGGAGTGATTCGATGGACTTTAACCTGACCGAAGACCAACTGGCGTTCCGGGAAGCGGCACGTGCGTTCGCGGAGAAATCCATGGCGCCGCACGCGGCCAAGTGGGACGACGAGCATATTTTCCCCGTGGATGTGATGAAGGAAGCCGGTGAAATGGGCTTTATGGGCCTGTACACACCGGAGGCCCTGGGCGGCATGGGCCTGTCCCGGCTTGATACCTCGGTGATTGTCGAGGAACTGGCTGCAGCCTGCCCCTCCACCGCGGCCTTCATCACGATTCACAACATGGCGACCTGGATGGTGGCCAGTTTTGCTTCTGACGACCTGAAACAGGAAGTGGTGCCCAAACTCGCCAGTGGCGAGTGGCTGGCGTCCTACTGCCTGACCGAACCCGGAGCCGGGTCCGATGCAGCCAGTCTGCGCACCAAGGCGGTTCGCGACGGTGACGACTACCTGATCACCGGCAGCAAGGTGTTTATTTCCGGCGCCGGCAGTACCGAAATCCTGGTGCTGATGGCCCGTACCGGAGCGCCGGACAGCGGCTCCAAAGGCATTTCCACCTTTGTGATCCCGGCCGACGCCGACGGCATCACCTACGGCAAGAACGAAGAAAAGATGGGCTGGCGCAGTCAGCCAACTCGCATGATTAGCCTGGAGAATGTACGCGTTCCGGCCTCTTATCGTGTGGGTGAGGAAGGCGACGGCTTTGCTATTGCCATGAAAGGCCTCGACGGTGGCCGTCTGAACATCGCCACGTGCTCCCTCGGCGGCGCCCAGGCGGCACTGCTGCGGGCCCGCAACTACATGCACGAGCGTGAACAGTTCGGTAAACCGCTGGCGGCCTTCCAGGCCCTGCAGTTCAAGCTCGCCGACATGGCGACCAACCTGGTAGCGGCCCGGCAGATGGTGCGGTTGGGTGCGTTCAAGCTTGATAGCGGCGACACCGAAGCCACGTTGCACTGTGCCATGGCCAAGCGATTCGCCACCGATGCCTGTTTCGAAATAGTCAATGAAGCCCTGCAGCTGCACGGCGGCTATGGCTACATCCGCGAGTATCCTATTGAACGTTACTTGAGGGATTTGCGGGTGCACCAGATTCTCGAGGGCACCAACGAAATCATGCGTCTGATTGTCGCCCGTCGCCTGCTCGAAGACGGCGTGGCCGAAGCGATTCAATGAGGCGGCGCAAAGAGAACCAAGAACACCGCAAGGAAAGGGGAGACAGACAATGAGCGATCTGATTCAGCTCGAAAAACGCGGACACATTGCGGTACTGACGATCAATAATCCGCCGGCCAATACCTGGACGGCAGAGTCCCTGCCGGCACTCAAGGAAACCATCCGTGAGCTGAATGCCGACCGGAACATCTTCGCACTCGTGGTCACCGGCCAGGGCGAAAAGTTCTTCTCGGCCGGTGCCGACCTGAAAACCTTCGCCGACGGAGACAAGGCCCGCGCTAACCAGATGGCCCAGCTTTTCGGTGAGGCCTTTGCCGAGCTCAGCAAGTTCCGTGGCGTTTCTATCGCGGCGGTAAACGGCTACGCCATGGGCGGTGGCCTGGAATGTGCCATGGCTTGTGATATTCGCATTGCCGAAGAACACGCCCAGATGGCCCTGCCGGAAGCCGGTGTTGGCCTGTTGCCGTGTGCCGGTGGCACCCAGAACCTGCCCTGGCTGGTGGGTGAAGGCTGGGCCAAGCGCATGATTCTGTGCGGCGAGCGGGTCAAGGCCGACAAGGCGTTGCAGATTGGCTTGGTGGAAGAAGTGGTTACCTCCGGTACCAGCCTGGATAAGGCTCTGGCGCTGGCGGAAATGGCGTGCAAGCAAAGCCCGTCCTCAACAGCCCGTTGCAAGACCCTGGTGATGAGCGCCCGCGATGGCCGCAGCCACGACGACGGCTGGCGTATGGAGCGTGAATTGTTCGTGGAGCTGTTCTCCACGGAAGACCAGAAAGAAGGCGTGAATGCCTTTCTGGAAAAGCGCACACCGGACTGGAAAAACCGCTAACAAATTGCTGGAGAGCCGCTGCCGGGCAGCGGCTGAAGGAAACACTATGAGTGACCAACCCATTATTTTTGAAGAGTGGACCACCGGTGACGACGCACTGATCGCCGTGGCCCGCCTGAATACCCCGAAAGCGCTCAACTCGCTCTCGCTGGAAATGATTCGCCTGCTCACGCCACAACTCAAGCGCTGGGCGGAAGATCCGCGCATTGGCGCGGTCTGGCTGGAATCGGAAGGCGACAAGGCATTCTGTGCCGGTGGCGACATCGTGGCCCTGTATCGCAGCATGACCGAGCCCCAGGGCGCCAGCGAAGGCGAAGCCTTCTTCACCGAAGAGTACGAGCTGAATTACCTGCTTCACACCTTTCCCAAACCGATCGTGTGCTGGGGCCATGGCATCGTCATGGGTGGCGGCATGGGCATCATGGAAGGCGCCTCGCACCGTGTGGTGACTGAAAAGTCCAAGCTCGCCATGCCGGAGATCACCATTGGCCTGTACCCGGATGTTGCCGCTGGCTGGTTCCTGAACCGCACGCCTGGCCGTACCGGGATGTTCCTGGGCCTGACCGGCGCGCGTTTGAACGGCGCCGACGCGGTCTTTACCGGCCTGGCGGATCGCTTCATCAAGCACGAGCTGAAAGCCGATGTTGTTGCTGAGCTCTGCAAAAAGACCTGGCAGGGCGAAGATCCCCACGCCGTGGTTGGCGGTGTTCTGCGCCAGTTTGAGCAGCAAAGCACCGATGCCATGCCGGAATCGCCCATTCGCAGCCATTTCGACGAGATCAACCGCGTCACCGATGCCGATTCCCTGGAAGCGGTGGTTAGCCAACTCAGCGAGCTGTCCGGCGGTGACAGCTGGTTGGCAAAGGCGACCAAGTCGCTGGCGTCGGCGTCGCCCACCTCCCTGGCTCTGGTTTGGGGCCACCTGAACGGCTGCAAGCACGACAGCCTGAAGGAAGTTCTCGATAAAGAATTGGTGCTGTCAAAGAAGTGCCTGACCAAAGGCGAATTTGCCGAAGGTATCCGGGCACTGCTGATTGATAAGGATCATCAGCCACGGTGGCGCTACGCGTCGCTGGCGAAGATGGACAGCGCCTGGATGGACGACTTTTTCAACGCATAGCCAAACGGCCACCGACCGCGGTGGCCTTCATAACCGACTAGAACAATAAGGAGAAGGGATATGGCAACGATTACCTTTATCGGCCTCGGTAACATGGGTGGCCCCATGGCCAGCAACCTGGTGAAAGCCGGGCACGACGTCACTGTGTTTGATTTGTCCGAAGAGGCGGTGCAGACACTGGTCTCCGAAGGCGCAAAAACCGCGGACACCGCGCACCAGGCGGCCGAAGGTGCGGAATGTGTGATCACCATGCTGCCCGCGGGCCAGCACGTGGAAGCAGTGTACCTGGGTGATGACGGCCTGTTGGCGAAACTGCCCGAAGGCACTCTGGTGATTGATTCTTCCACCATTGCCCCGGAAACGGCGCGCGGTGTGGCTGAAGAAGCCAAGGCCCGCAATATTCCGTTCCTGGATGCGCCGGTGTCCGGCGGTGTTGGTGGTGCCAAAGCCGGCACAT from Marinobacter sp. LA51 carries:
- a CDS encoding PA2779 family protein; protein product: MSGIRKHLRYVSFFMALMLTLGSVWSTTATAAMVGTGEMITGQEVQLDRQQLMNMLEKQEVKEKLADMGVSEDQVRDRIQNLTPQELAEFEQQLAEAPAGQGVVGVIVLFLLVFIVTDMLCATNIFPFVNCIR
- a CDS encoding glutamine amidotransferase translates to MSEPRPQSQPARVVILKTGTTYPSIREVHGDFEDWFVRGLSPELALTVINVEQGELPGAPEQWDGIVVTGSPAMVSDRADWSENTARWLADAVEQQIPVFGVCYGHQLLAHALGGKVGYHPEGRETGTRTIELTAEAATDPLFATLPGSFKAQLTHKQSVLGLPAGAVLLGQSDFEPNQAFRIGECAWGVQFHPEFTDTVMKGYLNVQAPELIAENLDPHALLAAAEPAPVASSLLQRFSNLVMNRQR
- a CDS encoding FHA domain-containing protein, which produces MATFSQLVDNVVVNTFELDQPETRVGRRAENDIQIDEISVSGQHAIIEAVPNAYLDNTIDYYITDSDSTNGTFVNDIRLESRQRLNSNDMVRVGWNEFRFVDEEENSLEKTAYILD
- a CDS encoding SRPBCC family protein, with the protein product MASYTIEINETIDVPRRRVFALFADHKRFGQLLGAPVKRIKDSDQADPNGIGSVRKIGIGPIGLEETILTFEPDSLIEYTISSLSPIRNHFGRIRFDDTPEGLTLVSYTIRFDDIVPFTGRVVSNTLEQGIRRGIKRVPELA
- a CDS encoding PP2C family protein-serine/threonine phosphatase, whose product is MNITVAGRSHTGSVREHNQDVAVWQVREDACAALMLVADGMGGYQGGEIASRLAAEAVMESLTPRLFSGDLHEQEMTAHDNLMAAFALANQRIQDRRAEDSQLDKMGTTLVAAWLDGGTAHIAHVGDSRCYLIRKGKGTCLTRDDTVVQNMLEDGSITEADVPNVPFKNVLTRAVGAMEPLEITYSRQTLEPGDSLMLCSDGLTNSVSQPEWEDILQQADSGESAVEALIETALDNLASDNVSVVLLTLN
- a CDS encoding serine/threonine-protein kinase, whose translation is MNALFFLCSHLFSLRLLLVMAAVVLALAGGQLEFLSWADRVFLGLMGAPDTGNGLVPIPPNAVSDILAARALSEPPWSELAIGIALVVSSFYLVFAIPRMGVAVGLPVTLLLSGSLVVLQAALTFYRSEWLPLGEVITLLAAGFLVMLFWLQPNREIWSLKANVQEARLRLSRLLLQQGHTDEAVNALQDCPVCDGELELRYDIAIQQERKRQYEKAIASYGHILEHRKNFRDAGERLSALEKLSTDSTSIQPSGFDNTRTLLMPEQSLSRPTLGRYEIERELGRGAMGVVFLGKDPKIARTVAIKTLSYQAFDDGHLPELKQRFFREAEAAGRLDHPAIVTVYDVGEEADLAYIAMDYAQGRPLSEFGKPGRLLPLPTVLEIIARVADALAYAHSQKVVHRDIKPGNIIYNPNDGAIKITDFGIAKISDDSRTKTGSVMGSPLYMSPEQLKGQKVTGASDIYSLGVTLYKLVSGATPYQGDTLANLTYQILNKRPRSVREFNADIPNGVVRLINKAIQREPDKRFASAATMAEAVRRLAVREAREVSS
- a CDS encoding PA2778 family cysteine peptidase — its product is MLFLFPPKPASRLISLLLILLLAGCSTTPKWPATNDSSTALQTRTVLNDVPFYPQELYQCGPAALAMMLNSQGLNTNPDILRDLVYIPGREGSLQVEMVAGARSHNMLVYTLDGELESLLREVEAGNPVLVMQNLFYNWWPQWHFAVVMGFDPEKQTIILHTGTRERHEVSVKVFANTWARSDNWAAVILPPDQIPATATALKYLSAANDLETTGRTNAAITAYRTAEHRWQDQPAAILGQGNIAYTRQHVQQARKHFDRLVTKFPNEAVGWNNLAHTLGELGCNKEAAKAQQCAAALAPKRFNSQVELGSDTGQAMHCSVPACPAPPQTQD
- a CDS encoding YebC/PmpR family DNA-binding transcriptional regulator; its protein translation is MGRAYQNRKESMAKTAAAKTKVYSKYGREIYMAAKSGGTDPDGNLSLRGLIDRAKKDQVPSHVIEKAIDKAKGGAGEDYSAARYEGYGPGNCMVIVDCLTDNPNRTFGDVRLAFTKTKCKIGTPGTVSHMFDHCAIFAFKGEDEETVLEALMEADVDVTDIENEDGLITVFTPNTEYAKARQALTDAFEGIDFDADEIQFLPKTTTPVEGDDIPLFEKFYDMLNELDDVQNIFHNAELPEQAE